One region of Glycine max cultivar Williams 82 chromosome 9, Glycine_max_v4.0, whole genome shotgun sequence genomic DNA includes:
- the LOC100793153 gene encoding Methylsterol monooxygenase 1-2-like (The RefSeq protein has 1 substitution compared to this genomic sequence), with protein MLPYHTLEGAQVALGRGLTLAETIWFKYSANKPDFVLHCHNTLFLCLFYSIAPIPFVLMELSGYEKLNKHKIQPSVKRSFKEMFKCYKDVMETFVIAVSPLQIISYPTIKWIGIRTGLSLPSGWELFWQLFIYFVIEDFSNYWIHRMLHCKWAFEKIRKVHHEYVAPIGLSAPYAHWAEIIILGIPSFLGPALVPGHITTYWLWFILRQLEAIETHSGYDFPWSPTKYIPFYGGPAYHDYHHYVGGKSQSNFASVFTYCDYIYGTHKGYQYRKQMRKKNSTDTFIAQNYKMDG; from the exons ATGCTCCCTTACCATACCCTTGAAGGAGCACAAGTTGCACTAGGCAGAGGACTAACCCTTGCTGAGACAATATGGTTCAAATACTCTGCCAACAAACCTGATTTTGTTCTTCATTGCCACAACACTCTATTCTTGTGCTTATTTTACTCTATAGCTCCAATTCCTTTCGTATTAATGGAGCTTAGTGGGTATGAGAAgctaaacaaacacaaaattcagCCCTCGGTTAAGAGATCATTCAAGGAAATGTTCAAGTGctacaaagatgtcatggagaCCTTTGTCATTGCAGTTAGCCCACTACAGATAATTTCTTATCCCACCATCAAG TGGATTGGGATCAGAACTGGTTTGTCATTGCCATCAGGCTGGGAGTTATTTTggcaattatttatttactttgtcATAGAAGATTTTTCGAATTATTGGATTCATAGGATGCTCCATTGCAAGTGGGCATTTGAGAAGATTCACAAGGTTCATCATGAATATGTAGCACCAATTGGGCTCTCAGCACCTTATGCCCATTGGGCCGAGATAATCATATTGGGTATCCCCTCGTTTCTAGGCCCAGCACTGGTTCCTGGGCATATAACAACCTATTGGCTATGGTTCATTTTGCGACAGCTAGAAGCCATCGAGACTCATAGCGG GTATGATTTTCCTTGGAGTCCCACAAAATATATACCATTTTATGGAGGGCCTGCATACCATGACTACCATCACTACGTTGGTGGAAAAAGTCAAAGCAACTTTGCCTCAGTATTTACCTATTGTGACTACATTTACGGGACCCATAAG GGGTATCAATATCGGAAGCAGATGCGCAAGAAAAATTCTACTGACACCTTCATTGCCCAAAATTACAAGATGGATGGATAG
- the LOC100803383 gene encoding uncharacterized protein: protein MTLCSTFSNFNIHILKNNKGSFSRRFQLSQKLDDDNFIDKIKRRELILESGELATIGAIFNFRGKKPDYLGVQKNQPALALCPATKNCISTSENVTNLTHYTPPWNYNPEGRKDHVSKEAMEELIDVIESTILPENFTPRIVERTEDYLRLEYQSVYKPQILTSMSPISLYAEKMNSNFLLLD from the exons ATGACACTTTGTAGCACGTTTTCCAACTTCAACATTCacatattaaaaaacaacaaGGGTTCCTTTTCTCGTCGATTTCAACTCTCTCAGAAGCTGGATGACGATAATTTCATTGATAAAATCAAACGAAG AGAGCTCATACTGGAAAGTGGAGAATTAGCAACCATTGGTGCCATCTTCAACTTTAG AGGCAAAAAGCCAGATTATCTTGGAGTGCAGAAAAATCAACCGGCATTAGCACTATGTCCGGCAACTAAGAACTGCATATCGACATCTGAAAATGTCACTAACCTCACACATTACACTCCTCCTTG GAACTACAATCCTGAAGGTAGGAAAGATCATGTGAGCAAAGAGGCAATGGAGGAACTGATAGATGTG aTAGAATCGACAATACTACCAGAAAATTTTACACCAAGGATTGTAGAAAGAACAGAAGATTATCTTAGATTGGAATACCAAAGTGTATACAAGCCACAAATTTTAACTTCAATGTCACCAATATCATTGTATGCAGAAAAAATGAATAGTAACTTTTTACTATTAGACTGA
- the LOC100792093 gene encoding protein cornichon homolog 4, giving the protein MAEVLYWISTFVLILTLLCILGYQLILLVDLEFDYINPYDSTSRINQVVLPEFIIHGIFCFTNLIAGHWFIFLLSLPFLYYNLRLYIKREHLADVTEIYNKLYWEKKKRLFKVGYLVLVFVFSIVSLVWTLAEDVH; this is encoded by the exons ATGGCGGAGGTGTTATATTGGATCTCAACGTTTGTTCTAATTTTGACCCTTCTATGTATCCTCGGTTACCAG CTTATATTATTGGTGGACTTGGAATTTGATTATATCAACCCATACGATTCAACGTCTCGGATAAACCAGGTTGTCTTACCAGAGTTCATCATCCATGGAATCTTCTGCTTCACCAATCTTATAGCCGGGCATTGGTTTATATTCCTGCTATCTCTCCCTTTCCTGTATTACAATCTGagatt GTACATTAAAAGAGAGCACTTAGCAGATGTTACTGAAATCTACAATAAGCTATATTGGGAGAAAAAGAAGCGGCTGTTCAAAGTTGGATATCTTGTTTTGGTATTTGTATTTTCTATAGTCAG CTTGGTATGGACCCTTGCCGAGGATGTGCATTAA
- the LOC100792624 gene encoding transducin beta-like protein 2 isoform X2, with product MDPALPIVALSLLLGAIIAFLIFNTYFCKRQSEIRSIADPNPNSNSNPKLVSSKPPPKKPLSKPHSSDKDQNKRHHPLDLNTLKGHGDAVTGVCFSRDGRNLATACADGVVRVFKLDDASSKSFKFLRINLPAGGHPTAVAFSDDASSIVVASYTLSGCSLYMYGEEKPKTSEDKPQAKLPLPEIKWEHHKVHDKKSIITMFGASATYGTADGSTIIASCSEGTDIILWHGKTGKSVGHVDTNQLKNNMATISPNGRFIAAAAFTADVKIWEIVYAKDGSVKEVLNVMQLKGHKSAVTWLCFTPNSEQIITASKDGSMRIWNINVRYHLDEDPKTLKVFPIPLHDSSGTTLHYDRMSVSPDGNFLAATHGSTLQWLCVETGKVLDTAEKAHDSDISCISWAPKTIPMGNEQVLVLATASADKKVKLWASPSIPAS from the exons ATGGATCCAGCGTTACCCATTGTAGCGCTGTCGCTTCTCTTGGGTGCCATCATCGCCTTCCTCATCTTCAACACCTACTTCTGCAAGCGCCAATCCGAAATCCGATCCATCGCCGATCCAAATCCAAATTCAAATTCGAATCCCAAACTCGTGTCTTCCAAACCCCCTCCCAAGAAGCCTCTCTCCAAACCCCATTCCTCCGACAAG gatCAAAACAAGCGTCACCATCCGTTGGATTTGAATACCTTGAAGGGTCATGGTGATGCAGTGACAGGGGTATGCTTCTCCCGCGATGGACGAAATTTGGCAACTG CTTGCGCTGATGGAGTTGTGAGAGTATTCAAGTTGGATGATGCTTCGAGTAAAAGTTTCAA GTTTCTAAGGATTAATTTGCCTGCCGGCGGTCATCCAACGGCAGTTGCATTTTCCGATGATGCATCCTCCATTGTTGTGGCGTCTTATACTCTGTCCGGTTGTTCATTATACATGTATGGAGAAGAGAAACCTAAAACATCTGAAGACAAACCACAAGCAAAGCTTCCTCTCCCCGAAATTAAGTGGGAGCATCACAAAGTTCATGATAAGAAGTCAATAATTACTATGTTTGGAGCCTCTGCAACTTATGGCACTGCTGATGGAAGTACAATTATTGCCTCGTGTTCAGAAG GGACTGACATCATTCTTTGGCATGGAAAAACTGGGAAGAGTGTTGGGCATGTCGATAcaaatcaattgaaaaataacatGGCTACTATATCACCCAACGGTCGTTTTATTGCAGCTGCAGCATTTACTGCCGATGTGAAG ATCTGGGAGATTGTATATGCAAAGGATGGATCTGTGAAGGAAGTTTTAAATGTTATGCAGCTTAAGGGGCATAAG AGTGCTGTGACTTGGTTATGCTTTACGCCAAACTCTGAGCAAATAATCACTGCATCCAAGGATGGTTCAATGAGAATATGGAATATCAATG TTCGCTATCATCTTGATGAGGATCCAAAGACGCTAAAGGTGTTCCCAATTCCTCTTCATGATTCTTCCGGTACTACATTGCACTATGATCGCATGAGTGTTTCCCCTGATGGAAATTTTTTGGCTGCGACCCATGGTTCCACATTGCAGTGGTTATGTGTTGAGACTGGAAAGGTTCTGGATACAGCTGAAAAAGCCCATGATA GTGACATTTCATGCATTTCATGGGCTCCTAAAACTATTCCAATGG GAAATGAACAAGTTTTGGTTTTAGCCACAGCCAGTGCtgacaagaaagtgaagttaTGGGCATCTCCATCTATCCCTGCATCCTAA
- the LOC102659875 gene encoding vestitone reductase isoform X2 has product MEEEKGRVCVTGGTGFIGSWIIKRLLEGGYTVNTTIRSDPGRKRDVSFLTNLPFASKKLRIFNADLSNPESFSEAIEGCIGVLHTATPIDLEVNEPEEIVTKRTIDGALGILKACLNSKTVKRVVYTSSASAVYWQGKEEEVMDESYWSDENLLRDLKPFAWSYSISKTLAEKAVLEFGEQHGLDVVTLIPTFVLGPFICPKLPGSVYTSLAFLFGEKNPLGASRIHMVHVDDVARAHIFLLEHPNPRGRYNCSPFIATVEEIVELLSAKYPKFQIPTPDEVKKINGPKLPHLNSKKLIDAGFEFKYSLEEMYEDAIECCKEKGHL; this is encoded by the exons ATGGAAGAGGAGAAAGGAAGAGTTTGTGTAACTGGAGGCACGGGGTTTATTGGTTCATGGATCATCAAGAGACTCCTTGAGGGTGGTTACACTGTTAATACCACTATTAGATCTGATCCAG GGCGCAAGAGGGATGTTAGTTTCCTCACAAATCTTCCATTTGCATCCAAAAAGCTAAGAATTTTCAATGCTGATCTCAGCAACCCAGAGAGTTTCAGTGAAGCAATTGAAGGGTGCATTGGCGTGCTCCACACAGCTACTCCAATTGATTTAGAAGTGAACGAGCCGGAGGAAATAGTGACCAAAAGAACCATTGATGGAGCATTAGGCATTCTAAAAGCATGCCTCAATTCAAAGACAGTGAAGAGGGTTGTTTACACTTCTAGTGCTTCTGCTGTTTATTGGCAGGGCAAAGAAGAGGAAGTGATGGATGAGAGTTATTGGAGTGACGAAAATCTTCTTAGAGATTTGAAACCATTTGCTTGGTCGTATTCAATTTCTAAGACATTGGCAGAGAAGGCAGTTCTTGAATTTGGAGAACAGCATGGGTTGGATGTTGTGACTCTAATTCCTACTTTTGTTCTTGGACCCTTCATTTGTCCTAAGCTTCCAGGCTCAGTTTATACTTCACTGGCTTTTTTATTTG GTGAGAAGAATCCACTTGGTGCCTCTCGTATCCACATGGTGCATGTTGATGATGTAGCACGAGCACATATATTCCTGCTTGAGCATCCTAATCCAAGAGGGAGATATAATTGCTCACCATTCATTGCAACTGTCGAAGAAATAGTAGAACTTCTTTCTGCCAAATACCCAAAATTTCAAATACCAACACCGGA cgAGGTGAAGAAAATTAATGGTCCCAAGCTTCCACATTTAAACTCGAAGAAACTTATTGATGCCGGATTTGAGTTTAAGTATAGCTTGGAGGAAATGTATGAGGATGCAATTGAATGCTGCAAGGAAAAGGGTCATCTATGA
- the LOC100793687 gene encoding bifunctional dihydroflavonol 4-reductase/flavanone 4-reductase-like (The RefSeq protein has 1 substitution compared to this genomic sequence) — MAEGKGRVCVTGGTGFLGSWIIKRLLEDGYAVNTTIRSDPGRKRDVSFLTNLPGASEKLKIFNADLSDPESFDPAVEGCVGIFHTATPIDFAVNEPEEVVTKRAIDGALGIMKAGLKAKTVKRVVYTSSGSTVSFSSLEEKDVVDESVWSDVDMLRSVKPFGWSYAVSKVLTEKAVLEFGEHNGLEVATVIAPFIVGPFVCPKLPDSIEKALLMVLGKKEEIGVIRYHMVHVDDVARAHIFLLEHPNPKGRYNCSPFIVPIEEMGELLSAKYPEFQLPTVDELKGIKGAKQPHLTSRKLVDAGFEFKYSLEDMFQDAIECCKEKGYL; from the exons ATGGCAGAGGGAAAAGGTAGAGTTTGTGTCACTGGAGGCACTGGGTTCCTTGGTTCATGGATCATCAAGAGACTCCTTGAAGATGGATATGCTGTTAACACCACTATTAGATCTGACCCAG GACGAAAGAGAGATGTTAGCTTCCTCACAAACCTACCAGGCGCATCCGAAAAGCTAAAAATTTTCAACGCTGATCTCAGCGACCCTGAAAGTTTTGATCCAGCAGTTGAGGGATGTGTTGGAATTTTCCACACAGCCACGCCAATTGATTTTGCAGTGAACGAGCCTGAGGAAGTGGTAACCAAAAGAGCCATCGATGGAGCACTAGGCATAATGAAAGCAGGCCTAAAAGCAAAGACAGTGAAGAGGGTTGTTTACACTTCTAGTGGCTCCACCGTTTCCTTCAGCAGCCTTGAAGAAAAAGATGTGGTGGATGAGAGTGTTTGGAGTGATGTGGATATGCTTAGGAGTGTAAAGCCTTTTGGTTGGTCCTATGCAGTTTCAAAGGTGTTGACTGAGAAGGCTGTGCTTGAATTTGGAGAACATAATGGGTTGGAAGTTGCAACTGTTATTGCTCCTTTTATTGTTGGTCCTTTTGTTTGTCCCAAGCTTCCTGACTCTATTGAAAAAGCTCTGCTTATGGTGTTGG gcaaaaaagaagaaattggtGTCATTCGTTACCATATGGTACATGTGGATGATGTGGCTAGAGCACATATCTTCCTGCTTGAGCATCCTAATCCAAAAGGGAGATATAATTGCTCACCATTCATTGTACCCATTGAAGAGATGGGTGAACTTCTTTCAGCCAAATACCCGGAATTTCAACTACCAACAGTAGA cgAGCTGAAGGGAATTAAAGGTGCCAAGCAACCACATTTAACCTCCAAGAAACTTGTTGATGCTGGTTTTGAGTTCAAGTATAGCTTAGAGGACATGTTTCAGGATGCAATTGAATGCTGCAAGGAAAAGGGTTATCTTTAA
- the LOC100794209 gene encoding bifunctional dihydroflavonol 4-reductase/flavanone 4-reductase-like yields MVEGKGRICVTGGTGFLGSWIIKSLLEHGYAVNTTIRSDPGRKRDVSFLTNLPGASEKLKIFNADLSDPESFGPAVEGCVGIFHTATPIDFAVNEPEEVVTKRAIDGALGILKAGLKAKTVKRVVYTSSASTVSFSSLEEKDVVDESVWSDVDLLRSVKPFSWSYAVSKVLSEKAVLEFGEQNGLEVTTLVLPFVLGGFVCPKLPDSVERALLLPLGKKEEIGVIRYHMVHVDDVARAHIFLLEHPNPKGRYNCSPFIVPIEEIAEIILAKYPEYQIPTLEEVKEIKGAKLPHLTSQKLVDAGFEFKYSVEDIFTDAIECCKEKGYL; encoded by the exons ATGGTAGAGGGAAAAGGCAGAATTTGTGTCACTGGAGGCACAGGATTCCTTGGTTCATGGATCATCAAGAGTCTCCTTGAACATGGATATGCTGTTAATACCACTATTAGATCTGACCCAG GACGCAAGAGAGACGTTAGCTTCCTCACAAACCTACCAGGCGCATCAGAAAAGCTAAAAATTTTCAACGCCGATCTCAGCGACCCCGAAAGTTTTGGTCCAGCAGTTGAAGGGTGTGTTGGAATTTTCCACACAGCCACCCCAATCGATTTTGCAGTGAACGAGCCTGAGGAAGTGGTGACCAAAAGAGCCATTGATGGAGCACTAGGCATATTGAAAGCAGGCCTAAAAGCAAAGACTGTGAAGAGGGTTGTTTACACTTCTAGCGCCTCCACCGTTTCCTTCAGCAGCCTTGAAGAAAAAGATGTGGTGGATGAGAGTGTTTGGAGTGATGTGGATTTGCTTAGGAGTGTGAAGCCTTTTAGTTGGTCATATGCTGTTTCAAAGGTGTTGTCAGAGAAGGCAGTTCTTGAATTTGGAGAACAGAATGGATTGGAAGTTACCACTCTTGTGCTTCCTTTTGTTCTTGGAGGCTTTGTTTGTCCCAAGCTTCCTGATTCTGTTGAAAGAGCACTGCTTTTGCCGTTAG gcaaaaaggaagaaattggTGTCATTCGTTACCATATGGTACATGTGGATGATGTGGCTAGAGCACATATCTTCCTGCTCGAGCATCCTAATCCAAAAGGGAGATATAATTGCTCACCATTCATTGTGCCTATTGAAGAGATTgctgaaattattttagccaaATACCCAGAATATCAAATACCAACACTAGA AGAGGTGAAGGAAATTAAAGGTGCTAAGTTACCACATTTAACCTCCCAGAAACTCGTGGATGCTGGTTTTGAGTTCAAGTATAGCGTTGAGGACATATTTACGGATGCAATTGAATGCTGCAAGGAAAAGGGTTACCTTTAG
- the LOC102659875 gene encoding vestitone reductase isoform X1, giving the protein MEEEKGRVCVTGGTGFIGSWIIKRLLEGGYTVNTTIRSDPAGRKRDVSFLTNLPFASKKLRIFNADLSNPESFSEAIEGCIGVLHTATPIDLEVNEPEEIVTKRTIDGALGILKACLNSKTVKRVVYTSSASAVYWQGKEEEVMDESYWSDENLLRDLKPFAWSYSISKTLAEKAVLEFGEQHGLDVVTLIPTFVLGPFICPKLPGSVYTSLAFLFGEKNPLGASRIHMVHVDDVARAHIFLLEHPNPRGRYNCSPFIATVEEIVELLSAKYPKFQIPTPDEVKKINGPKLPHLNSKKLIDAGFEFKYSLEEMYEDAIECCKEKGHL; this is encoded by the exons ATGGAAGAGGAGAAAGGAAGAGTTTGTGTAACTGGAGGCACGGGGTTTATTGGTTCATGGATCATCAAGAGACTCCTTGAGGGTGGTTACACTGTTAATACCACTATTAGATCTGATCCAG CAGGGCGCAAGAGGGATGTTAGTTTCCTCACAAATCTTCCATTTGCATCCAAAAAGCTAAGAATTTTCAATGCTGATCTCAGCAACCCAGAGAGTTTCAGTGAAGCAATTGAAGGGTGCATTGGCGTGCTCCACACAGCTACTCCAATTGATTTAGAAGTGAACGAGCCGGAGGAAATAGTGACCAAAAGAACCATTGATGGAGCATTAGGCATTCTAAAAGCATGCCTCAATTCAAAGACAGTGAAGAGGGTTGTTTACACTTCTAGTGCTTCTGCTGTTTATTGGCAGGGCAAAGAAGAGGAAGTGATGGATGAGAGTTATTGGAGTGACGAAAATCTTCTTAGAGATTTGAAACCATTTGCTTGGTCGTATTCAATTTCTAAGACATTGGCAGAGAAGGCAGTTCTTGAATTTGGAGAACAGCATGGGTTGGATGTTGTGACTCTAATTCCTACTTTTGTTCTTGGACCCTTCATTTGTCCTAAGCTTCCAGGCTCAGTTTATACTTCACTGGCTTTTTTATTTG GTGAGAAGAATCCACTTGGTGCCTCTCGTATCCACATGGTGCATGTTGATGATGTAGCACGAGCACATATATTCCTGCTTGAGCATCCTAATCCAAGAGGGAGATATAATTGCTCACCATTCATTGCAACTGTCGAAGAAATAGTAGAACTTCTTTCTGCCAAATACCCAAAATTTCAAATACCAACACCGGA cgAGGTGAAGAAAATTAATGGTCCCAAGCTTCCACATTTAAACTCGAAGAAACTTATTGATGCCGGATTTGAGTTTAAGTATAGCTTGGAGGAAATGTATGAGGATGCAATTGAATGCTGCAAGGAAAAGGGTCATCTATGA
- the LOC100792624 gene encoding transducin beta-like protein 2 isoform X1: MDPALPIVALSLLLGAIIAFLIFNTYFCKRQSEIRSIADPNPNSNSNPKLVSSKPPPKKPLSKPHSSDKDQNKRHHPLDLNTLKGHGDAVTGVCFSRDGRNLATACADGVVRVFKLDDASSKSFKFLRINLPAGGHPTAVAFSDDASSIVVASYTLSGCSLYMYGEEKPKTSEDKPQAKLPLPEIKWEHHKVHDKKSIITMFGASATYGTADGSTIIASCSEGTDIILWHGKTGKSVGHVDTNQLKNNMATISPNGRFIAAAAFTADVKIWEIVYAKDGSVKEVLNVMQLKGHKSAVTWLCFTPNSEQIITASKDGSMRIWNINVRYHLDEDPKTLKVFPIPLHDSSGTTLHYDRMSVSPDGNFLAATHGSTLQWLCVETGKVLDTAEKAHDSMSKHPPFDFSFKLFSICHLQVLDYFLHSQVTFHAFHGLLKLFQWEMNKFWF; encoded by the exons ATGGATCCAGCGTTACCCATTGTAGCGCTGTCGCTTCTCTTGGGTGCCATCATCGCCTTCCTCATCTTCAACACCTACTTCTGCAAGCGCCAATCCGAAATCCGATCCATCGCCGATCCAAATCCAAATTCAAATTCGAATCCCAAACTCGTGTCTTCCAAACCCCCTCCCAAGAAGCCTCTCTCCAAACCCCATTCCTCCGACAAG gatCAAAACAAGCGTCACCATCCGTTGGATTTGAATACCTTGAAGGGTCATGGTGATGCAGTGACAGGGGTATGCTTCTCCCGCGATGGACGAAATTTGGCAACTG CTTGCGCTGATGGAGTTGTGAGAGTATTCAAGTTGGATGATGCTTCGAGTAAAAGTTTCAA GTTTCTAAGGATTAATTTGCCTGCCGGCGGTCATCCAACGGCAGTTGCATTTTCCGATGATGCATCCTCCATTGTTGTGGCGTCTTATACTCTGTCCGGTTGTTCATTATACATGTATGGAGAAGAGAAACCTAAAACATCTGAAGACAAACCACAAGCAAAGCTTCCTCTCCCCGAAATTAAGTGGGAGCATCACAAAGTTCATGATAAGAAGTCAATAATTACTATGTTTGGAGCCTCTGCAACTTATGGCACTGCTGATGGAAGTACAATTATTGCCTCGTGTTCAGAAG GGACTGACATCATTCTTTGGCATGGAAAAACTGGGAAGAGTGTTGGGCATGTCGATAcaaatcaattgaaaaataacatGGCTACTATATCACCCAACGGTCGTTTTATTGCAGCTGCAGCATTTACTGCCGATGTGAAG ATCTGGGAGATTGTATATGCAAAGGATGGATCTGTGAAGGAAGTTTTAAATGTTATGCAGCTTAAGGGGCATAAG AGTGCTGTGACTTGGTTATGCTTTACGCCAAACTCTGAGCAAATAATCACTGCATCCAAGGATGGTTCAATGAGAATATGGAATATCAATG TTCGCTATCATCTTGATGAGGATCCAAAGACGCTAAAGGTGTTCCCAATTCCTCTTCATGATTCTTCCGGTACTACATTGCACTATGATCGCATGAGTGTTTCCCCTGATGGAAATTTTTTGGCTGCGACCCATGGTTCCACATTGCAGTGGTTATGTGTTGAGACTGGAAAGGTTCTGGATACAGCTGAAAAAGCCCATGATAGTATGTCCAAGCATCCACCCTTTGATTTTTCCTTTAAGTTATTTTCTATCTGCCATCTTCAAGTCCTTGATTATTTTCTTCACTCGCAGGTGACATTTCATGCATTTCATGGGCTCCTAAAACTATTCCAATGG GAAATGAACAAGTTTTGGTTTTAG